A genome region from Rhipicephalus sanguineus isolate Rsan-2018 unplaced genomic scaffold, BIME_Rsan_1.4 Seq6358, whole genome shotgun sequence includes the following:
- the LOC119377967 gene encoding uncharacterized protein LOC119377967 has translation MRTALERELRKEIRDVKTSLDFFNKQFEEISALCSRLEKENGELKAQNDVLKTDCSQLKQVVLNNERRTTALEQYSRNRNIEVKNVPFVEGERLTRVVQKIGEAVGESVKEDDIEICHRVTAKDASCPHIVVQFNNRSKRDAVLEKAKKLRLTTADIGFPGKTFVYVNEHLCPQLKKLLGQTVARKKEAEWRFAWTKGGKIFARKDEKSRVLQITTESDLEKIV, from the coding sequence ATGCGGACTGCCCTGGAGAGAGAGCTGCGTAAGGAAATACGTGATGTGAAAACAAGTCTAGACTTTTTTAATAAGCAGTTTGAAGAAATTTCGGCTCTGTGCTCGCGGCTTGAAAAAGAAAACGGTGAGCTAAAGGCTCAAAATGATGTTCTGAAGACTGATTGCAGTCAGCTGAAGCAGGTCGTTCTCAACAATGAACGTAGGACTACCGCCCTAGAACAGTACTCGCGAAACCGAAATATTGAAGTGAAAAATGTTCCTTTCGTGGAGGGTGAACGGTTGACCAGGGTCGTTCAGAAGATTGGTGAAGCTGTCGGCGAATCAGTGAAAGAAGATGACATAGAAATTTGCCATCGCGTGACTGCTAAGGATGCATCTTGCCCTCATATTGTTGTGCAGTTCAACAACCGGTCTAAGCGAGACGCAGTTCTGGAAAAGGCGAAAAAGTTGCGCTTAACGACAGCTGATATTGGTTTCCCAGGAAAGACATTTGTCTACGTCAATGAACACCTATGCCCACAGTTAAAAAAGCTACTGGGACAAACTGTAGCGCGCAAGAAGGAAGCCGAATGGCGATTTGCCTGGACGAAAGGTGGCAAAATTTTTGCGCGAAAGGATGAGAAGTCGAGGGTGCTTCAAATAACTACTGAGAGCGATCTCGAAAAGATTGTTTAA